One window of the Anaeromyxobacter dehalogenans 2CP-C genome contains the following:
- a CDS encoding Rne/Rng family ribonuclease: MAGNSILVINAAGAETRVALVENGTIHEYYLERKREKGIVGNIYKGRVVRVLPGMQAAFVDIGLEKAAFLYVGDVYGDPDFSEEFELTEGEHRAEVTDVPSEQEAEEAELRARTAPAEPAAAPAGVEGSPTVDVSPAAVPAEAAQGEASPAEPTPVEAAAAEPAPAEALQGEPAAAEPPPAPLTPIALTQEIGMAPVPAIPGLPVPPLADAPAAEAEPSIAPAEAVAPVAEPAEPSEAATPAAETAPAAEAAAATEAAPAQPAQPEKDRIQAPARDAAREARGDRERDRGDRRRDERGRRDGREGRDGREGREGREGREGREGRDRNGRNGREEKRTKEAKNIQDLLKEGQEVIVQVAKDPIGTKGARITSHISLPGRHLVFMPTVDHIGISRRIEKDGERRRLREIVDRMRPEGTGFIVRTVAENVEAAKLEADIRFLIQVWNDIIRTKDKVSAPALLHGDLDLILRATRDLFTAEVGKLVIDDRDEYERILRFVHDQAPHLESQIESYLGEEPIFDAYGIEQELKRAAQRKVWLKSGGYIIMDQAEALTAIDVNSGRYVGKKNLEETITKINVEAAKEIVYQLRLRNIGGIIIIDFIDMDKPQNRDKVFKALQDALGRDKAKTNVLKISELGLVEMTRKRVRESVTRVMNEPCPYCDGRGHVKSKITIAYEIFREIRREAPHFPEPVLVVNSHPEVARILQGAEREELRYLMDRFNKTIQVKPQSGYHQEQFDIYGRQERAEQGGGAGGGGGGGGSGGGGGGGGSGSGGGGGGRDRDRGRGRDRRGGRGERNDRGERSDRNERNDRGERSDRNEKNDRGDRTERGERNERTERGQREDRGERGGERAEGGEPRTAPEAPAQGGEKA, encoded by the coding sequence ATGGCGGGCAACAGCATCCTCGTGATCAACGCGGCAGGCGCCGAGACGCGCGTCGCGCTGGTCGAGAACGGGACGATCCACGAGTACTACCTCGAGCGGAAGCGCGAGAAGGGGATCGTCGGGAACATCTACAAGGGCAGGGTGGTCCGCGTGCTCCCCGGCATGCAGGCCGCCTTCGTGGACATCGGCCTGGAGAAGGCGGCGTTCCTGTACGTCGGCGACGTGTACGGGGATCCGGACTTCTCCGAGGAGTTCGAGCTCACCGAGGGCGAGCACCGCGCCGAGGTGACCGACGTGCCGAGCGAGCAGGAGGCCGAGGAGGCCGAGCTGCGCGCACGGACCGCTCCGGCCGAGCCCGCCGCCGCGCCCGCGGGGGTCGAGGGTTCACCGACCGTGGATGTCTCGCCTGCGGCCGTGCCCGCCGAGGCCGCGCAGGGCGAGGCTTCGCCGGCCGAGCCGACGCCGGTGGAGGCGGCTGCGGCCGAGCCCGCTCCGGCCGAGGCGCTGCAGGGCGAGCCGGCCGCCGCGGAGCCGCCGCCCGCGCCGCTCACGCCCATCGCGCTCACGCAGGAGATCGGCATGGCGCCGGTGCCGGCGATCCCGGGCCTGCCGGTGCCGCCGCTCGCCGACGCGCCCGCGGCCGAGGCCGAGCCCTCGATCGCGCCGGCGGAGGCGGTCGCCCCCGTCGCCGAGCCCGCCGAGCCCAGCGAGGCCGCGACGCCGGCCGCCGAGACCGCTCCCGCGGCCGAGGCTGCCGCGGCGACCGAGGCCGCGCCGGCCCAGCCCGCCCAGCCGGAGAAGGATCGGATCCAGGCTCCCGCGCGCGACGCCGCGCGCGAGGCCCGCGGCGACCGCGAGCGCGATCGCGGCGACCGCCGGCGCGACGAGCGGGGCCGGCGCGACGGCCGCGAGGGCCGCGATGGTCGCGAGGGCCGCGAGGGCCGCGAGGGTCGCGAGGGCCGCGAGGGCCGCGACCGCAACGGCCGGAACGGGCGCGAGGAGAAGCGCACCAAGGAGGCGAAGAACATCCAGGATCTCCTGAAGGAGGGCCAGGAGGTCATCGTCCAGGTCGCGAAGGATCCCATCGGGACCAAGGGCGCCCGCATCACCAGCCACATCTCGCTGCCCGGCCGGCACCTCGTGTTCATGCCGACGGTGGACCACATCGGCATCTCGCGGCGGATCGAGAAGGACGGCGAGCGTCGCCGGCTCCGCGAGATCGTGGACCGCATGCGCCCGGAGGGCACCGGGTTCATCGTGCGGACCGTGGCCGAGAACGTCGAGGCGGCCAAGCTCGAGGCGGACATCCGCTTCCTCATCCAGGTGTGGAACGACATCATCCGCACCAAGGACAAGGTCTCGGCGCCCGCCCTGCTGCACGGCGACCTGGACCTCATCCTGCGCGCCACCCGCGACCTGTTCACCGCGGAGGTGGGCAAGCTCGTCATCGACGACCGCGACGAGTACGAGCGCATCCTGCGCTTCGTGCACGACCAGGCGCCGCACCTCGAGTCGCAGATCGAGTCCTACCTGGGCGAGGAGCCGATCTTCGACGCGTACGGCATCGAGCAGGAGCTGAAGCGCGCCGCGCAGCGCAAGGTGTGGCTCAAGTCCGGCGGCTACATCATCATGGACCAGGCCGAGGCGCTCACGGCCATCGACGTCAACTCGGGCCGCTACGTCGGCAAGAAGAACCTCGAGGAGACGATCACCAAGATCAACGTCGAGGCCGCCAAGGAGATCGTCTACCAGCTCCGGCTGCGCAACATCGGCGGCATCATCATCATCGACTTCATCGACATGGACAAACCCCAGAACCGCGACAAGGTCTTCAAGGCCTTGCAGGACGCGCTGGGGCGGGACAAGGCCAAGACCAACGTCCTCAAGATCTCCGAGCTCGGCCTCGTCGAGATGACGCGCAAGCGCGTGCGCGAGTCGGTGACGCGGGTGATGAACGAGCCGTGCCCGTACTGCGACGGCCGCGGGCACGTGAAGTCGAAGATCACCATCGCGTATGAGATCTTCCGCGAGATCCGGCGCGAGGCGCCGCACTTCCCCGAGCCGGTGCTGGTGGTGAACTCCCACCCGGAGGTCGCGCGCATCCTGCAGGGCGCGGAGCGCGAGGAGCTCCGCTACCTGATGGACCGCTTCAACAAGACCATCCAGGTGAAGCCGCAGTCCGGGTACCACCAGGAGCAGTTCGACATCTACGGCCGGCAGGAGCGCGCCGAGCAGGGCGGCGGCGCGGGCGGCGGTGGCGGTGGTGGCGGCTCCGGAGGCGGCGGTGGAGGTGGCGGCTCCGGCTCCGGCGGCGGTGGCGGCGGTCGGGATCGGGATCGCGGCCGCGGGCGCGACCGCCGCGGCGGCCGGGGCGAGCGGAACGACCGCGGCGAGCGCAGCGATCGGAACGAGCGGAACGACCGCGGCGAGCGCAGCGATCGGAACGAGAAGAACGACCGCGGCGATCGCACCGAGCGCGGCGAACGCAATGAGCGCACCGAGCGCGGCCAGCGCGAGGATCGCGGCGAGCGCGGGGGCGAGCGTGCCGAGGGCGGCGAGCCGCGCACCGCGCCCGAGGCCCCGGCGCAGGGCGGCGAGAAGGCCTGA
- a CDS encoding YhjD/YihY/BrkB family envelope integrity protein, protein MPARLDQGSGVARVERELRFASTALRLALRVVEGETVRLRAMALTYISLFALVPALVVAFSVVQAFTGMDAISSRVHDFLIQNLAVGARSSIEPYLDRFIRNAHATSAGVVGGALLVWSAVTLFTNVDHAVNDVWGIRRRRSVTQQAVTYWVGLTLGPILLAASTTLGAYTQTLLANTGVRALVVLSGTLLNCAFFATLYQIVPNTRVKLRAAVVGGVAAGVAWDVAKWGYAFVVARIFKYHAIYGSVAAVPIFLFWLFVSWTIVLFGARLAYVVQYARTLMSPAPRADSAIAREILAGRTLLLVAQAFDRGEDAPDPGDVAARLGATPEEASEALAVLRLRGIVVSLADGGLVPARPLEKITLLDVRRAVSGREARPDERGILSEILMDLEAKAAGQLDAVTFRELCDRERAREAGHPAPGTGASEEADPTAAGHARV, encoded by the coding sequence GTGCCGGCGCGCCTCGACCAGGGCTCCGGGGTGGCGAGGGTGGAGCGCGAGCTCCGCTTCGCCAGCACCGCGCTCCGGCTGGCGCTGCGGGTGGTGGAGGGCGAGACCGTGCGCCTGCGCGCGATGGCCCTCACCTACATCTCGCTGTTCGCGCTGGTGCCGGCGCTGGTGGTGGCGTTCTCGGTGGTGCAGGCGTTCACCGGGATGGACGCCATCTCCAGCCGCGTCCACGACTTCCTCATCCAGAACCTGGCCGTGGGCGCCCGCTCGTCCATCGAGCCGTACCTGGATCGCTTCATCCGGAACGCCCACGCCACCAGCGCGGGCGTGGTGGGCGGGGCGCTGCTGGTCTGGTCGGCGGTGACGCTGTTCACGAACGTCGATCACGCGGTGAACGACGTCTGGGGGATCCGGCGCCGCCGCAGCGTCACCCAGCAGGCCGTCACCTACTGGGTGGGCCTCACCCTCGGCCCCATCCTGCTCGCGGCGTCCACCACGCTCGGCGCGTACACGCAGACGCTGCTCGCGAACACCGGCGTGCGCGCCCTGGTGGTGCTGAGCGGCACGCTGCTCAACTGCGCGTTCTTCGCGACGCTCTACCAGATCGTCCCGAACACGCGCGTGAAGCTCCGCGCGGCCGTGGTGGGCGGGGTCGCGGCGGGCGTGGCCTGGGACGTCGCGAAGTGGGGCTACGCGTTCGTGGTCGCGCGCATCTTCAAGTACCACGCGATCTACGGCTCGGTGGCGGCGGTCCCGATCTTCCTGTTCTGGCTGTTCGTCTCCTGGACCATCGTGCTGTTCGGGGCCCGGCTCGCGTACGTGGTGCAGTACGCGCGCACGCTCATGTCCCCGGCCCCGCGCGCCGACTCGGCCATCGCCCGCGAGATCCTGGCGGGGCGGACGCTCTTGCTGGTCGCGCAGGCGTTCGACCGCGGCGAGGACGCGCCGGACCCTGGGGACGTGGCCGCGCGGCTCGGAGCGACCCCCGAGGAGGCGAGCGAGGCCCTGGCCGTGCTCCGGCTGAGGGGCATCGTGGTGTCGCTGGCCGACGGGGGGCTCGTCCCGGCCCGCCCGCTGGAGAAGATCACGCTCCTCGACGTCCGGCGGGCGGTGTCCGGACGGGAGGCGCGTCCGGACGAGCGCGGCATCCTATCGGAAATACTGATGGATCTCGAAGCGAAGGCCGCCGGGCAGCTCGACGCGGTCACGTTCCGGGAGCTGTGCGACCGGGAGCGCGCCCGCGAGGCCGGCCATCCTGCCCCGGGAACGGGTGCCTCCGAAGAGGCGGATCCAACGGCCGCAGGCCACGCGCGCGTGTGA
- a CDS encoding HU family DNA-binding protein has product MLKSDLINILVVKRGVTQKQAEATIETIFDSMKDALCKGENIEIRGLGAFHVKHYDGYQGRNPKTGEVIPVKPKRGILFRTGKELRDRVNRPELGGAKPSQSEGEGQGTPPVAAGA; this is encoded by the coding sequence ATGCTGAAGTCGGATCTCATCAACATTCTCGTCGTGAAGCGCGGTGTGACCCAGAAGCAGGCCGAGGCCACCATCGAGACGATCTTCGACTCGATGAAGGACGCGCTCTGCAAGGGAGAGAACATCGAGATCCGCGGGCTTGGCGCGTTCCACGTCAAGCACTACGACGGCTACCAGGGGCGCAACCCCAAGACCGGAGAGGTGATTCCGGTGAAGCCGAAGCGCGGGATCCTGTTCCGCACCGGCAAGGAGCTGCGCGACCGCGTGAACCGGCCGGAGCTGGGCGGCGCGAAGCCGTCCCAGTCGGAAGGCGAGGGCCAGGGCACGCCCCCGGTCGCCGCCGGCGCGTAA